A genomic window from Flavobacterium hankyongi includes:
- a CDS encoding RES domain-containing protein, whose product MTFEDIITNPFLHLPLKKSSQDSFRTFLFKTLDDYLELLGKITEESFKIDGLSGTKKISNTIRIQSEFIEGLKDTLNFYLNGQPSNSYQKFSDTLDNRAKKYKQIFNINSFDTDQNFYRIRIKKENFALNQTEMFHIPFELRNRVNTQRYSIPGFPSLYLSKTLYVAWEELKRPSVNNFQAVRLKSVQKIKYLDLTGSNISNNYYSDIAYKYLMTWPLIACCSVKVNNYDDSFKPEYIFPQLLLQWIRNNKDIDAIKYNSTHISYDGIETKGDLYNLVLPVKENKDVGHCEELLSMFEMTSTISNQLLEFSSGGMMFFESDEQIRKINDKIPRIEFIAGSKSPYGYSILGKIERKLDSMRTKEIVSRGHINS is encoded by the coding sequence ATGACTTTTGAAGATATAATTACAAATCCATTTTTGCATTTACCACTTAAAAAAAGTTCCCAAGATTCATTCAGAACTTTCCTGTTTAAAACTTTAGATGACTATTTAGAGTTATTGGGAAAAATAACGGAAGAAAGTTTTAAAATTGATGGACTTTCTGGGACAAAAAAAATATCTAACACAATTAGAATACAGTCAGAATTCATAGAAGGTTTAAAGGACACACTAAATTTTTATTTAAACGGTCAGCCTTCCAATTCTTATCAAAAGTTTAGTGATACATTGGATAATAGAGCAAAAAAGTACAAACAAATTTTTAATATAAATTCATTTGATACTGACCAAAATTTTTATCGCATCAGGATTAAAAAGGAAAATTTTGCGCTGAATCAAACAGAAATGTTTCACATCCCGTTTGAGTTACGAAATAGAGTTAATACCCAAAGATATAGTATCCCAGGATTTCCTTCGCTATATTTAAGCAAAACACTATATGTAGCTTGGGAAGAGCTAAAAAGACCTTCTGTTAATAATTTTCAAGCGGTTCGATTGAAAAGCGTTCAAAAAATAAAATATTTAGATTTAACAGGTAGCAACATATCAAATAATTATTATTCTGACATTGCTTATAAGTATCTAATGACTTGGCCTCTTATAGCTTGCTGCTCTGTGAAAGTTAATAATTATGACGATAGTTTCAAACCTGAATATATTTTTCCTCAACTATTACTCCAATGGATTAGAAATAATAAAGATATAGATGCTATTAAATATAACTCAACACATATAAGTTATGATGGTATTGAAACCAAAGGAGATTTGTACAATTTGGTATTACCAGTTAAAGAAAATAAAGATGTTGGTCATTGTGAAGAGTTATTATCCATGTTTGAAATGACTAGTACTATTTCTAATCAGTTACTTGAATTTTCTTCAGGAGGTATGATGTTTTTTGAGAGTGATGAACAAATAAGAAAAATAAACGATAAAATACCAAGAATTGAATTCATAGCAGGAAGTAAATCACCATACGGTTATTCAATATTAGGAAAGATTGAAAGAAAACTAGATTCCATGAGAACGAAAGAAATTGTTTCAAGAGGACATATTAATTCATAA
- a CDS encoding toll/interleukin-1 receptor domain-containing protein, translating to MSEDTLLDVIVKSLNSDDFKKIDPHGYARKIGIIPIEMFDALNQAKHEGLIELEDNDFTVVKLTPFGERVKNVGGWLEFKFLDKSEQKQIKKPKKPKKEKKPKEVIIVAEESTDSKEFDFFISHASEDKDDIVRELAEALKENDFEVWYDEFELKIGDSLRKKIDSGLSKSRFGIVIISPSFVKKNWTEYELNGMVAREMNGHKVILPIWHKVSKDEVLKFSPSLADKMALNTSIHTIQDIVNSLKEL from the coding sequence ATGAGTGAGGACACCCTGCTTGATGTTATTGTTAAAAGTTTGAATTCGGATGATTTTAAAAAAATTGACCCACACGGTTATGCACGTAAAATCGGAATAATCCCAATTGAGATGTTTGACGCATTAAATCAAGCAAAACATGAAGGCTTGATAGAATTAGAGGATAATGATTTTACAGTAGTTAAATTAACCCCTTTTGGTGAACGAGTTAAAAATGTTGGTGGGTGGCTTGAGTTTAAATTTCTTGACAAAAGTGAGCAGAAGCAAATCAAAAAACCTAAGAAGCCAAAGAAAGAAAAAAAGCCGAAAGAGGTTATAATAGTTGCGGAAGAAAGCACAGATTCTAAAGAGTTTGATTTTTTTATTTCTCATGCGTCCGAAGACAAAGACGATATCGTAAGAGAATTGGCTGAAGCACTAAAAGAAAATGATTTTGAAGTTTGGTATGATGAATTCGAATTGAAAATAGGAGATAGTTTAAGAAAAAAAATAGATAGTGGTCTTTCAAAATCTCGATTTGGAATAGTAATAATTTCACCTTCTTTTGTGAAAAAAAATTGGACTGAATATGAACTTAATGGAATGGTAGCAAGAGAAATGAATGGACATAAAGTTATATTACCCATTTGGCACAAAGTATCTAAAGATGAAGTTTTAAAATTTAGTCCATCACTTGCAGATAAAATGGCATTAAATACATCTATTCATACAATTCAAGATATTGTTAATTCACTTAAAGAATTGTAG
- a CDS encoding PIN domain-containing protein encodes MRRNLYIDTNVYLTFYHFSNEDLEELKKLIALINTDNIKLYLPEQTKNEFDRNREVKIADSLDKLRGVKLGNQFPMICHSYDEYDLMKKAIKQFETNKSKLLEKLQHDAESETLLADEVLNQLFSKAEFIETSNEVLNRAILRYDIGNPPGKDKSYGDAINWESLLEDASDYEDLFFISDDKDYYSKLNDKKFNEYLLKEWKEKKIPIYTILKK; translated from the coding sequence ATGAGAAGAAATTTATATATAGATACTAATGTTTATCTGACTTTCTATCATTTTTCTAATGAAGACTTAGAAGAATTGAAAAAACTTATTGCATTAATTAATACTGACAATATCAAATTGTACCTCCCTGAGCAAACAAAAAATGAGTTCGATAGGAATAGAGAAGTTAAAATTGCAGATTCTTTAGATAAACTAAGAGGAGTAAAACTCGGAAATCAATTTCCAATGATTTGTCATTCTTATGATGAATATGATTTAATGAAAAAAGCTATCAAGCAGTTTGAAACAAATAAAAGTAAGTTATTAGAGAAACTTCAACATGATGCTGAATCTGAGACTCTGCTTGCAGATGAAGTTTTAAATCAATTATTTTCAAAAGCTGAATTTATTGAAACAAGTAATGAAGTTTTAAATAGAGCAATTTTAAGATATGATATTGGCAACCCTCCTGGAAAAGACAAATCATATGGAGATGCCATAAATTGGGAAAGTCTTCTAGAGGATGCTTCCGACTATGAAGATTTATTTTTCATTTCAGATGATAAAGACTATTATTCGAAACTTAATGATAAAAAATTTAATGAATACTTGTTAAAAGAGTGGAAAGAAAAAAAGATTCCGATTTACACTATTTTAAAAAAATAA
- a CDS encoding recombinase family protein — protein MDPAFEQGFLFGRNRKKYSKKLAQEDISSYTRGVQRIPNTRLESAIKEQNFRIMKKYVGYFRVSTSEQGKSGLGLESQKSVVDNFVNSNNGVLIDSFTEIETGTSKRKRTEIYKAIDFAKKNNAVLVIAKIDRLARNVFFVSSLMETGVEFVACDLPQATNFTIHLYAALAEMEAKLIAERTRNALAEKKKQGFKLGTPANLTDESKKKGLEIIRQKAINNKANIQATALIVEYRAKGFSYDKIANALNQLNFGTANGKMHNSTSVHRLYKRHLNTLPIS, from the coding sequence ATGGACCCTGCTTTTGAGCAGGGTTTTCTTTTTGGAAGAAATAGAAAAAAATATTCAAAAAAGCTGGCGCAGGAAGATATTTCCTCTTACACTCGTGGAGTACAGCGGATTCCAAACACTCGTTTAGAGTCCGCCATAAAAGAACAAAATTTTAGGATTATGAAGAAATATGTGGGTTATTTTCGTGTGAGTACTTCCGAACAGGGTAAATCTGGTTTGGGTCTGGAATCTCAAAAATCGGTTGTGGATAATTTTGTGAACTCTAACAATGGAGTTTTGATTGACAGCTTCACTGAAATCGAAACTGGTACCTCAAAGAGAAAACGTACTGAAATCTACAAAGCCATAGATTTTGCTAAAAAGAATAATGCGGTTTTGGTAATAGCAAAAATTGATAGGTTGGCCAGAAATGTTTTCTTCGTTTCTTCCTTGATGGAAACAGGCGTTGAGTTCGTTGCTTGTGATTTGCCACAGGCCACCAATTTTACCATTCATCTATATGCAGCTCTAGCAGAGATGGAGGCCAAACTTATAGCTGAACGTACCCGAAATGCTTTGGCTGAAAAGAAAAAACAGGGGTTTAAGCTTGGAACACCAGCAAATCTTACCGATGAATCAAAAAAGAAAGGGCTTGAAATAATCAGACAGAAGGCAATCAACAATAAAGCCAATATTCAAGCAACTGCACTCATTGTTGAGTATAGAGCAAAGGGGTTCAGCTATGACAAGATAGCAAATGCACTAAATCAATTAAACTTTGGTACTGCTAACGGTAAAATGCATAATTCTACAAGTGTACACAGATTGTACAAAAGGCATCTAAATACATTACCTATTAGCTAA
- a CDS encoding DNA cytosine methyltransferase has protein sequence MINEKTEGINILSLFDGISCAKLALERAGIKINKYYCSEIDKSALAIQKHHYGKDKNFIQLGDVKDINGIELSDEIDLVVFGSPCTNLSSINPIDRRGLEGEESKLFYEALRILTEIRVSKPASKKLYFLMENVASMKAVDRDKITEELSKIFYDAQLLKIDSALITPAHRRRLYWTNIPNVSVPDATDVTFSDILENGFVDRDKANVLLSGNVTLTNGIFRHFKMNIGNIIYKDESFAKLPKEEKLLRYPAILEASGYIGKSGSNPEELDFPNGCYRHPSIKEYSRLMTVPDLYVDGVPKISKTDKLKVLGLAFSVNVVAHLFKGLRQ, from the coding sequence ATGATAAATGAAAAGACTGAAGGGATTAATATACTTTCCCTATTTGACGGCATTTCATGTGCCAAATTGGCCCTTGAGAGAGCAGGAATAAAAATCAATAAATATTATTGCTCCGAAATCGATAAATCAGCATTGGCCATCCAAAAGCATCACTACGGAAAAGACAAGAATTTTATCCAATTGGGTGATGTAAAAGACATCAATGGAATCGAATTAAGCGATGAAATTGATTTGGTGGTATTTGGTAGCCCTTGCACCAATTTAAGCAGCATAAATCCTATTGATAGGCGTGGATTGGAAGGTGAGGAATCCAAATTGTTTTACGAAGCTCTTAGGATATTAACCGAAATTAGGGTGTCCAAACCAGCAAGTAAAAAACTTTATTTTCTAATGGAAAATGTAGCGAGCATGAAAGCAGTCGATAGGGATAAGATAACCGAGGAACTATCAAAGATATTTTATGATGCCCAGCTATTGAAAATCGATTCGGCCTTGATTACACCAGCACATAGAAGACGCTTATACTGGACCAACATTCCAAATGTTTCAGTTCCTGATGCTACGGATGTAACGTTTTCGGATATATTGGAGAATGGTTTTGTGGACCGTGATAAGGCTAATGTTTTATTATCTGGAAATGTAACGTTGACCAATGGAATCTTTAGGCATTTCAAGATGAATATAGGCAACATCATTTATAAGGATGAATCATTTGCCAAACTGCCAAAAGAAGAAAAATTATTGAGATATCCTGCCATTCTGGAAGCATCGGGATATATCGGTAAATCTGGAAGCAATCCTGAAGAATTGGATTTCCCGAATGGTTGTTACCGTCACCCAAGCATTAAGGAATACTCAAGATTAATGACTGTACCTGACCTCTATGTTGATGGAGTGCCGAAAATTTCCAAAACCGATAAACTGAAAGTGTTGGGGTTAGCGTTTTCAGTTAATGTTGTTGCACACTTGTTTAAAGGATTAAGACAGTAA
- a CDS encoding XRE family transcriptional regulator encodes MQKQLDDIKKEVTRRIHQEFLKKFDGNKTHFAKKAGCDEKTIRLLFDFGQGMTLNLLFKLAFALDLNPSDIIKDLSIKKED; translated from the coding sequence ATGCAGAAACAGCTAGACGATATTAAAAAAGAAGTGACTCGTAGAATCCATCAAGAATTCTTAAAGAAGTTTGATGGGAATAAGACACACTTTGCTAAAAAGGCTGGTTGTGATGAAAAAACAATACGCTTACTTTTCGATTTTGGACAAGGAATGACTTTGAATTTACTTTTTAAATTGGCATTTGCTTTAGATTTAAATCCTAGTGATATAATTAAAGATTTATCAATAAAAAAGGAAGATTAA